From the genome of Homo sapiens chromosome 6 genomic scaffold, GRCh38.p14 alternate locus group ALT_REF_LOCI_4 HSCHR6_MHC_MANN_CTG1, one region includes:
- the FLOT1 gene encoding flotillin-1 isoform 2 (isoform 2 is encoded by transcript variant 2; The RefSeq protein aligns at 91% coverage compared to this genomic sequence) has product MFFTCGPNEAMVVSGFCRSPPVMVAGGRVFVLPCIQQIQRISLNTLTLNVKSEKVYTRHGVPISVTGIAQEIYKDRQKFSEQVFKVASSDLVNMGISVVSYTLKDIHDDQDYLHSLGKARTAQVQKDARIGEAEAKRDAGIREAKAKQEKVSAQYLSEIEMAKAQRDYELKKAAYDIEVNTRRAQADLAYQLQVAKTKQQIEEQRVQVQVVERAQQVAVQEQEIARREKELEARVRKPAEAERYKLERLAEAEKSQLIMQAEAEAASVRMRGEAEAFAIGARARAEAEQMAKKAEAFQLYQEAAQLDMLLEKLPQVAEEISGPLTSANKITLVSSGSGTMGAAKVTGEVLDILTRLPESVERLTGVSISQVNHKPLRTA; this is encoded by the exons ATGTTTTTCACTTGTGGCCCAAATGAGGCCATGGTGGTCTCCG GGTTCTGCCGAAGCCCCCCAGTCATGGTGGCTGGAGGGCGTGTCTTTGTCCTGCCCTGCATCCAACAGATCCAGAG GATCTCTCTCAACACACTGACCCTCAATGTCAAGAGTGAAAAGGTTTACACTCGCCATGGGGTCCCCATCTCAGTCACTGGCATTGCCCAG GAGATCTATAAGGACAGGCAGAAATTCTCAGAACAGGTTTTCAAAGTGGCCTCCTCAGACCTGGTCAACATGGGCATCAGTGTGGTTAGCTACACTCTGAAGGACATTCACGATGACCAG GACTATTTGCACTCTTTGGGGAAGGCTCGAACAGCTCAAGTCCAAAAAGATGCACGGATTGGAGAAGCAGAGGCCAAGAGAGATGCTGGGATCCGG GAAGCTAAAGCCAAGCAGGAAAAGGTGTCTGCTCAGTACCTGAGTGAGATCGAGATG CAGGTGGCCAAGACTAAGCAGCAGATTGAGGAGCAGCGGGTGCAGGTGCAGGTGGTGGAGCGGGCCCAGCAGGTGGCAGTGCAGGAGCAGGAGATCGCCCGGCGGGAGAAGGAGCTGGAGGCCCGGGTGCGGAAGCCAGCGGAAGCGGAGCGCTACAAGCTGGAGCGCCTAGCCGAGGCAGAGAA GTCCCAACTAATTATGCAGGCGGAGGCAGAAGCCGCGTCTGTGCGG ATGcgtggggaagctgaggccttTGCCATAGGGGCCCGAGCCCGAGCCGAGGCTGAGCAGATGGCCAAGAAGGCAGAAGCCTTCCAGCTGTACCAAGAGGCTGCTCAGCTGGACATGCTGCTAGAGAAGCTGCCCCAG GTGGCAGAGGAGATCAGTGGTCCCTTGACTTCAGCCAATAAGATCACACTGGTGTCCAGCGGCAGTGGGACCATGGGGGCAGCCAAAGTGACTGGGGAAGTACTGGACATTCTAACTCGCCTGCCAGAGAGTGTGGAAAGACTCACAGGCGTGAGCATCTCCCAG GTGAATCACAAGcctttgagaacagcctga
- the IER3 gene encoding radiation-inducible immediate-early gene IEX-1 (The RefSeq protein has 1 substitution compared to this genomic sequence) encodes MCHSRSCHPTMTILQAPTPAPSTIPGPRRGSGPEIFTFDPLPEPAAAPAGRPSASRGHRKRSRRVLYPRVVRRQLPVEEPNPAKRLLFLLLTIVFCQILMAEEGVPAPLPPEDAPNAASLAPTPVSAVLEPFNLTSEPSDYALDLSTFLQQHPAAF; translated from the exons ATGTGTCACTCTCGCAGCTGCCACCCGACCATGACCATCCTGCAGGCCCCGACCCCGGCCCCCTCCACCATCCCGGGACCCCGGCGGGGCTCCGGTCCTGAGATCTTCACCTTCGACCCTCTCCCGGAGCCCGCAGCGGCCCCTGCCGGGCGCCCCAGCGCCTCTCGCGGGCACCGAAAGCGCAGCCGCAGGGTTCTCTACCCTCGAGTG GTCCGGCGCCAGCTGCCAGTCGAGGAACCGAACCCAGCCAAAAGGCTTCTCTTTCTGCTGCTCACCATCGTCTTCTGCCAGATCCTGATGGCTGAAGAGGGTGTGCCGGCGCCCCTGCCTCCAGAGGACGCCCCTAACGCCGCATCCCTGGCGCCCACCCCTGTGTCCCCCGTCCTCGAGCCCTTTAATCTGACTTCGGAGCCCTCGGACTACGCTCTGGACCTCAGCACTTTCCTCCAGCAACACCCGGCCGCCTTCTAA
- the FLOT1 gene encoding flotillin-1 isoform 1 (isoform 1 is encoded by transcript variant 1; The RefSeq protein aligns at 92% coverage compared to this genomic sequence), with product MFFTCGPNEAMVVSGFCRSPPVMVAGGRVFVLPCIQQIQRISLNTLTLNVKSEKVYTRHGVPISVTGIAQVKIQGQNKEMLAAACQMFLGKTEAEIAHIALETLEGHQRAIMAHMTVEEIYKDRQKFSEQVFKVASSDLVNMGISVVSYTLKDIHDDQDYLHSLGKARTAQVQKDARIGEAEAKRDAGIREAKAKQEKVSAQYLSEIEMAKAQRDYELKKAAYDIEVNTRRAQADLAYQLQVAKTKQQIEEQRVQVQVVERAQQVAVQEQEIARREKELEARVRKPAEAERYKLERLAEAEKSQLIMQAEAEAASVRMRGEAEAFAIGARARAEAEQMAKKAEAFQLYQEAAQLDMLLEKLPQVAEEISGPLTSANKITLVSSGSGTMGAAKVTGEVLDILTRLPESVERLTGVSISQVNHKPLRTA from the exons ATGTTTTTCACTTGTGGCCCAAATGAGGCCATGGTGGTCTCCG GGTTCTGCCGAAGCCCCCCAGTCATGGTGGCTGGAGGGCGTGTCTTTGTCCTGCCCTGCATCCAACAGATCCAGAG GATCTCTCTCAACACACTGACCCTCAATGTCAAGAGTGAAAAGGTTTACACTCGCCATGGGGTCCCCATCTCAGTCACTGGCATTGCCCAG GTAAAAATCCAGGGGCAGAACAAGGAGATGTTGGCGGCCGCCTGTCAGATGTTCCTGGGGAAGACGGAGGCTGAGATTGCCCACATTGCCCTGGAGACGTTAGAGGGCCACCAGAGGGCCATCATGGCCCACATGACTGTGGAG GAGATCTATAAGGACAGGCAGAAATTCTCAGAACAGGTTTTCAAAGTGGCCTCCTCAGACCTGGTCAACATGGGCATCAGTGTGGTTAGCTACACTCTGAAGGACATTCACGATGACCAG GACTATTTGCACTCTTTGGGGAAGGCTCGAACAGCTCAAGTCCAAAAAGATGCACGGATTGGAGAAGCAGAGGCCAAGAGAGATGCTGGGATCCGG GAAGCTAAAGCCAAGCAGGAAAAGGTGTCTGCTCAGTACCTGAGTGAGATCGAGATG CAGGTGGCCAAGACTAAGCAGCAGATTGAGGAGCAGCGGGTGCAGGTGCAGGTGGTGGAGCGGGCCCAGCAGGTGGCAGTGCAGGAGCAGGAGATCGCCCGGCGGGAGAAGGAGCTGGAGGCCCGGGTGCGGAAGCCAGCGGAAGCGGAGCGCTACAAGCTGGAGCGCCTAGCCGAGGCAGAGAA GTCCCAACTAATTATGCAGGCGGAGGCAGAAGCCGCGTCTGTGCGG ATGcgtggggaagctgaggccttTGCCATAGGGGCCCGAGCCCGAGCCGAGGCTGAGCAGATGGCCAAGAAGGCAGAAGCCTTCCAGCTGTACCAAGAGGCTGCTCAGCTGGACATGCTGCTAGAGAAGCTGCCCCAG GTGGCAGAGGAGATCAGTGGTCCCTTGACTTCAGCCAATAAGATCACACTGGTGTCCAGCGGCAGTGGGACCATGGGGGCAGCCAAAGTGACTGGGGAAGTACTGGACATTCTAACTCGCCTGCCAGAGAGTGTGGAAAGACTCACAGGCGTGAGCATCTCCCAG GTGAATCACAAGcctttgagaacagcctga